One window of Marinobacterium aestuarii genomic DNA carries:
- a CDS encoding M24 family metallopeptidase, which yields MLTMPQTLQLPNGEKVRPTFSKAELQSRLDKLRRYMAENDVQAVLFTSYHNINYYSDFVYCRFGRDYGLVVTQDSYTSISANIDGGQPYRRNQLGDNVIYTDWQKDNFFYAVKQLIKDGGKVGVEHDHMPLQNLHKMQAALPAATFVDIGVPTMQMRMIKSTEEIAVIKQGARVADVGGAAIRDAIAVGVPEYEIALAGTQAMVREIAGTFPHGELMDTWVWFQSGINTDGAHNPVTTRKVEAGDILSLNTFPMIAGYYTALERTLFAEHASDRHLELWEINCKVHRRGLELIKPGARCSDIAAELNEIFAQHDVLQYRTFGYGHSFGTLSHYYGREAGLELREDVHTVLEPGMVVSIEPMLMIPEGRAGAGGYREHDILVVGDNSAENITRFPFGPEHNIIKG from the coding sequence ATGCTTACCATGCCCCAGACTCTGCAGCTGCCTAACGGCGAAAAAGTACGCCCAACCTTCAGCAAGGCTGAACTGCAGTCCCGCCTCGACAAGCTGCGCCGCTATATGGCGGAGAATGATGTTCAGGCGGTGCTCTTTACGTCCTACCACAACATCAACTACTACAGCGATTTCGTCTATTGCCGCTTTGGCCGCGACTACGGTCTGGTTGTTACCCAGGACAGCTACACCAGCATCAGCGCCAATATCGACGGCGGCCAGCCCTATCGTCGCAACCAGCTGGGCGACAACGTCATCTACACCGACTGGCAGAAAGACAACTTCTTCTACGCCGTAAAACAGCTGATCAAGGACGGCGGCAAGGTCGGTGTCGAGCACGATCACATGCCACTGCAGAACCTGCACAAAATGCAGGCGGCCCTGCCAGCAGCGACCTTCGTGGATATCGGTGTGCCCACCATGCAGATGCGCATGATCAAGTCGACGGAAGAAATCGCGGTGATCAAGCAGGGCGCCCGGGTGGCAGACGTCGGTGGCGCGGCCATCCGTGATGCCATCGCTGTTGGCGTGCCCGAGTACGAAATCGCCCTGGCCGGTACCCAGGCCATGGTGCGGGAAATCGCCGGCACCTTCCCCCATGGCGAGCTGATGGACACCTGGGTCTGGTTCCAGTCGGGCATCAATACCGATGGCGCCCATAACCCCGTCACCACCCGCAAGGTCGAGGCCGGCGATATTCTGAGCCTCAACACCTTCCCGATGATTGCGGGCTACTACACCGCCCTGGAACGTACCCTGTTCGCAGAACATGCCTCCGACCGTCATCTGGAGCTGTGGGAAATCAACTGCAAGGTGCACCGTCGCGGCCTGGAGCTGATCAAGCCCGGCGCACGCTGCAGCGATATCGCCGCCGAGCTGAACGAGATCTTCGCCCAGCACGATGTGCTGCAATACCGCACCTTCGGCTACGGCCACTCCTTCGGTACCCTGAGCCATTACTACGGCCGCGAAGCGGGCCTGGAACTGCGTGAAGACGTTCATACCGTGCTGGAGCCCGGCATGGTGGTCTCCATTGAGCCCATGCTGATGATCCCCGAAGGCCGTGCCGGTGCCGGCGGCTACCGCGAGCACGACATCCTGGTGGTGGGCGACAACAGCGCCGAAAACATCACCCGTTTCCCGTTCGGCCCCGAGCACAACATCATCAAAGGTTAA
- a CDS encoding sodium:solute symporter family protein: protein MDTYDWLNWGLLLGSFAILIYIGYASSRTVKSDDAAGFLVAGRSLGPFVGAGTIVATGFSGWGFMGSPGVAFEFGAIEILGNFFFAPAMVIAVLYFASFLRKQADSLGSCTIPQYIAQLHGSGPLSRLVQGVAALISIVLLLVFLTSQIKAVGLLGASWLGIDLGSSATMMIGVIILYTMLGGLAAVAWTDTLMVCGMALGAVVMMVQMFTDLSPAELVARLDAIDPGLLNPSSAQPYGENKSSVFLVLPYAFLFTAVLPYMAVRFLALKPGVKFHQVAIWVAPLGCLLSLVPIVGLYVRAKHPELAQADQAMPYYLSHYLHPILGGIITLFILFAMKSTANSLLHTISSAASHDLRLALFPNSGASNARVLWINRSAVALLGITGLVMMLFAPPFMLSWLGILGTGTLLAVLIGPVFISSIWRGNSYGALAAMFSGLVTSGGCLLFTDLGWVEGPLIGCAVSSFMYVAVSQLTFARSPRTQSAGLSQQQPQN, encoded by the coding sequence ATGGATACTTATGACTGGCTTAACTGGGGCCTTCTGCTCGGCTCCTTCGCAATACTGATCTATATAGGCTATGCCTCCAGCCGCACCGTAAAATCAGACGATGCAGCCGGCTTTCTGGTCGCAGGCCGCTCCTTGGGGCCCTTCGTTGGCGCCGGTACCATCGTTGCCACCGGCTTTAGTGGCTGGGGCTTTATGGGCTCACCAGGCGTTGCATTCGAGTTCGGCGCCATCGAAATCCTCGGCAACTTCTTTTTCGCACCGGCCATGGTGATCGCCGTGCTGTATTTTGCCAGTTTTCTGCGCAAACAGGCCGACAGTCTCGGCAGCTGCACCATCCCGCAATACATTGCACAGCTGCACGGCAGCGGACCTTTGTCCCGCCTCGTTCAGGGTGTGGCGGCACTGATATCCATCGTCCTGCTGCTGGTCTTTCTCACCAGCCAGATCAAGGCGGTTGGCCTGCTGGGGGCCTCCTGGCTTGGTATCGATCTTGGCAGCAGCGCCACCATGATGATCGGCGTCATTATTCTCTACACCATGCTGGGCGGACTTGCCGCCGTAGCCTGGACCGACACCCTGATGGTCTGCGGCATGGCTCTGGGCGCCGTTGTCATGATGGTGCAGATGTTTACCGACCTGAGCCCGGCCGAGCTTGTCGCACGGCTGGATGCCATTGATCCTGGCCTGCTCAACCCCAGCAGCGCCCAACCCTATGGCGAGAACAAGAGCTCCGTCTTCCTGGTACTGCCCTATGCATTTCTGTTCACCGCAGTCCTGCCCTATATGGCGGTGCGCTTTCTTGCGCTCAAGCCCGGCGTCAAGTTCCATCAGGTGGCCATCTGGGTTGCCCCACTGGGCTGCCTGCTGAGCCTGGTGCCTATCGTTGGCCTCTATGTGCGCGCCAAGCATCCGGAACTGGCCCAGGCCGATCAGGCCATGCCCTACTACCTGAGCCACTACCTGCACCCGATACTGGGGGGCATCATCACCCTCTTTATCCTGTTTGCGATGAAATCCACCGCCAACTCCCTGCTGCACACCATCTCGTCGGCCGCCTCCCACGATCTGCGTCTGGCGCTCTTTCCCAACAGCGGCGCCTCCAACGCAAGGGTTCTGTGGATCAACCGCAGCGCCGTGGCACTGCTGGGTATTACCGGCCTGGTCATGATGCTGTTCGCGCCGCCATTCATGCTGTCCTGGCTCGGTATTCTGGGCACAGGCACCCTGCTGGCCGTACTGATAGGACCGGTGTTTATCTCGTCCATCTGGCGCGGCAACAGCTACGGCGCACTGGCGGCCATGTTCTCGGGCCTTGTCACCAGCGGCGGCTGCCTGCTGTTTACGGACCTGGGCTGGGTTGAAGGACCACTGATCGGCTGTGCGGTATCGAGCTTCATGTACGTTGCCGTAAGCCAGCTGACCTTCGCAAGATCACCCAGAACGCAGTCAGCGGGTCTCTCCCAGCAACAGCCCCAGAACTAG
- a CDS encoding creatininase, whose amino-acid sequence MTRMANLDWKTYEQRVAKGDATILLPIGAIEQHGPHMSMNPDVLIPEGISDGVANELANVLIAPPISYGYKSQVKSGGGNFFPGTTCVNGKTLIDTVKDVLVAFARHGNRRFVLVNGHYENSMFIVEGIDLALEHLRHENIDARVMLLSYWDYVDKETIATVFPDGFTGWDVEHGGVLETSLMLHLHPQLVDMEKVVDHPAASFPPYDVFPSDPSWVPSSGTLSSASKATAHHGKLLFDVCVDGIAKSIGSHFKD is encoded by the coding sequence ATGACCAGAATGGCAAACCTTGACTGGAAGACCTACGAGCAGCGAGTCGCAAAAGGAGACGCGACCATACTCCTGCCCATAGGCGCCATCGAGCAGCATGGCCCGCATATGTCGATGAACCCCGACGTGCTGATCCCCGAAGGCATCTCGGACGGTGTTGCCAATGAGCTGGCCAACGTCCTGATAGCCCCGCCGATTTCGTACGGGTACAAATCCCAGGTGAAATCGGGTGGAGGCAACTTTTTCCCGGGCACGACCTGCGTCAATGGCAAAACGCTGATCGATACCGTAAAAGACGTTCTGGTCGCCTTCGCCCGCCACGGCAACCGCCGCTTCGTGCTGGTCAATGGTCATTACGAAAATTCGATGTTTATCGTTGAAGGTATCGATCTGGCGCTCGAGCACCTGCGCCATGAAAACATCGATGCCCGGGTAATGTTGCTGTCGTACTGGGATTACGTCGACAAGGAAACCATTGCGACCGTCTTTCCGGATGGTTTCACCGGATGGGATGTGGAGCATGGCGGCGTGCTGGAAACATCCCTGATGCTGCACCTGCACCCTCAGCTAGTCGATATGGAGAAGGTGGTCGATCATCCCGCGGCCAGCTTCCCGCCCTACGACGTCTTCCCGTCCGATCCCTCCTGGGTACCGTCCAGCGGCACCCTGTCATCAGCCAGCAAGGCGACGGCGCACCATGGAAAACTGCTTTTCGATGTCTGCGTTGATGGCATTGCGAAAAGCATAGGCTCGCACTTCAAAGACTGA